One Xiphophorus hellerii strain 12219 chromosome 1, Xiphophorus_hellerii-4.1, whole genome shotgun sequence DNA segment encodes these proteins:
- the naca gene encoding nascent polypeptide-associated complex subunit alpha isoform X27, whose amino-acid sequence MPGEATETVPVTEQEMQQPQAETAPPPAPASTQQPQVASGPAKAKGKDAKSGQDYSAPKAVPGRRKRSSMSASSSSPTSPKSTPSSTPRSPVVSPLASPLASPLASSASSSPANRSAPKVVKAGKQGKAKKGETFEPAPVQVDHKVPDVKEKSEEPNLKKSMTTEAKAFPIETKSQPPPAFKVTPKPAVAAPISFSDAIASSPPKSGEKVASAKPVLLMVDDELPPLIPPEKLGKMQVSAPLVAKESTKPAMSPSEPRPKGATSAPPEVSKAKMGIEPKPLPVEAPKAAAPVKTVTQEVIKASPTDSKAKSAAGKTGQDKPAAAVKPADETKLISNTGPKQVEDIKVTKPNAGVKSTPPEVTKQAPEKGAVVVNKAQSVDLKATAAEAPKQAKPIAAEAPKADSETPKLVKPTEAPKADSETPKLVKQTEAPKKAKATSTEAPRPAPEVAKQATTETSKQAKQAAPEALKQAAAEAPKQAKQVPKQAKQESSEAPKQDRKEAPEAPKQAAPEAPIQAKQASPEAPKQAKQASPEAPKQAKQVAADAPKTSEASPLAKATAPDGAGQTKQAKPVEVPKQAKPTAAEAPKPATESPKPAKPKADEAPKQAKQTTEVPSKPALVEPIVPPPTPRKLTFAEAVAKPAPVKPDAEKISTAPSNHVISSKPAETPAKMESVIKDDNGSGTESDSDDSVPELEEQDSAQTQTQQAQLAAAAEIDEEPVSKAKQSRSEKKARKAMSKLGLRQVTGVTRVTIRKSKNILFVITKPDVYKSPASDTYIVFGEAKIEDLSQQAQLAAAEKFKVQGEATAKIQDNTQTPTVQEESEEEEVDETGVEVKDIELVMSQANVSRAKAVRALKNNNNDIVNAIMELTM is encoded by the exons ATGCCTGGCGAAGCAACAGAAACGGTCCCAGTCACCGAGCAGGAGATGCAGCAGCCTCAAGCGGAGACTG CTCCGCCTCCTGCCCCAGCTTCCACCCAGCAACCTCAGGTAGCTTCTGGCCCCGCAAAGGCCAAAGGCAAAGATGCCAAGAGTGGGCAGGATTATTCTGCCCCAAAGGCTGTACCTGGCAGAAGAAAACGTTCCTCTATGtctgcctcttcctcctcacccACTTCACCTAAATCTACTCCCTCCTCTACTCCCCGGTCACCCGTGGTGTCACCTTTGGCATCACCTTTAGCATCACCTTTGGCTTCCTCGGCCAGTAGCTCCCCTGCCAATCGTTCTGCCCCAAAAGTGGTTAAGGCTGGCAAACAAGGAAAGGCTAAGAAAGGAGAGACATTTGAGCCTGCTCCTGTCCAGGTAGATCACAAAGTCCCAGACGTAAAGGAAAAGTCAGAGGAACCTAACTTGAAGAAATCTATGACTACTGAAGCTAAAGCTTTCCCAATTGAGACAAAATCTCAGCCACCCCCTGCATTTAAAGTCACCCCAAAGCCTGCTGTTGCAGCACCAATTTCATTCTCGGATGCTATTGCTTCAAGCCCCCCAAAATCTGGTGAAAAGGTTGCTTCTGCAAAACCCGTATTGCTTATGGTCGATGATGAGCTTCCTCCACTTATCCCACCTGAGAAGCTTGGTAAAATGCAAGTCTCTGCACCTCTTGTTGCCAAAGAGAGCACAAAGCCTGCTATGTCTCCTTCTGAACCTAGACCTAAAGGGGCTACTTCTGCTCCTCCAGAGGTCAGTAAAGCCAAGATGGGTATTGAACCCAAACCTTTGCCTGTCGAAGCTCCTAAGGCAGCAGCCCCAGTGAAAACTGTAACTCAGGAGGTCATTAAGGCTTCTCCTACAGATTCCAAGGCTAAATCTGCTGCTGGCAAGACTGGCCAAGacaaacctgctgctgctgtgaagcCAGCAGATGAGACCAAATTGATCTCTAACACAGGTCCTAAACAGGTTGAGGACATTAAAGTTACCAAGCCAAATGCTGGTGTAAAGTCAACCCCTCCTGAGGTTACCAAACAAGCACCCGAAAAGGGTGCTGTGGTAGTTAATAAGGCTCAGTCTGTTGACTTGaaggcaacagctgctgaggcCCCCAAACAAGCCAAACCAATAGCTGCTGAGGCACCTAAAGCAGATTCTGAGACTCCTAAACTGGTCAAACCAACCGAGGCACCCAAAGCAGATTCTGAGACTCCTAAACTGGTCAAACAAACCGAGGCACCCAAAAAGGCCAAAGCCACCTCCACTGAGGCACCTAGGCCAGCCCCGGAAGTGGCGAAGCAGGCGACCACCGAGACATCCAAACAGGCTAAGCAGGCAGCCCCCGAGGCACTCAAGCAAGCGGCTGCTGAGGCACCCAAACAAGCCAAGCAG GTGCCCAAACAGGCTAAGCAGGAGAGCTCTGAGGCACCCAAACAGGATAGAAAGGAGGCTCCCGAGGCACCCAAACAG GCGGCCCCCGAGGCACCCATACAGGCTAAGCAGGCGTCTCCCGAGGCACCCAAACAGGCTAAGCAG GCGTCTCCCGAGGCACCCAAACAGGCTAAGCAGGTGGCTGCAGACGCCCCTAAAACATCTGAGGCTTCTCCATTGGCCAAAGCAACAGCCCCTGACGGTGCAGGCCAAACCAAGCAGGCCAAACCAGTCGAGGTGCCCAAACAAGCCAAACCAACTGCTGCTGAAGCACCTAAACCAGCTACTGAGAGTCCTAAACCAGCTAAACCAAAGGCTGATGAGGCACCTAAACAAGCGAAGCAAACTACTGAAGTTCCCTCAAAACCTGCTCTAGTTGAGCCTATTGTTCCGCCCCCAACCCCACGTAAACTTACTTTTGCCGAGGCAGTTGCAAAACCTGCACCTGTCAAGCCTGACGCTGAGAAAATCAGCACTGCTCCCTCTAATCATGTCATATCATCTAAACCTGCTGAAACCCCAGCCAAGATGGAGTCTGTGATCAAGGACGACAATG GATCTGGCACAGAGTCGGACAGTGATGACTCAGTTCCTGAGCTGGAAGAACAGGACTCTGCACAGACACAGACGCAACAAGCTCAG cttgcagctgctgctgaaataGACGAAGAGCCAGTAAGCAAAGCCAAACAGAGCCGCAGTGAAAAGAAGGCACGAAAG GCCATGTCAAAGCTTGGCCTCAGGCAGGTAACAGGGGTCACCAGGGTCACCATTCGCAAATCAAAGAACATCTTGTTCGTCATCACCAAACCAGATGTCTACAAGAGCCCTGCGTCAGATACATACATCGTCTTCGGTGAAGCTAAG ATTGAAGATCTTTCTCAGCAAGCCCAGCTGGCTGCAGCAGAAAAGTTCAAGGTACAGGGAGAAGCTACAGCAAAGATCCAGGACAACACACAGACGCCCACAGTACAGGAGGAAAGCGAAGAGGAAGAG GTTGATGAGACCGGGGTCGAGGTGAAGGACATCGAACTCGTCATGTCACAAGCCAACGTGTCGCGGGCAAAGGCTGTACGCGccctgaaaaacaacaacaacgacaTTGTCAACGCTATTATG GAGTTGACGATGTAA
- the naca gene encoding nascent polypeptide-associated complex subunit alpha isoform X18, with product MPGEATETVPVTEQEMQQPQAETAPPPAPASTQQPQVASGPAKAKGKDAKSGQDYSAPKAVPGRRKRSSMSASSSSPTSPKSTPSSTPRSPVVSPLASPLASPLASSASSSPANRSAPKVVKAGKQGKAKKGETFEPAPVQVDHKVPDVKEKSEEPNLKKSMTTEAKAFPIETKSQPPPAFKVTPKPAVAAPISFSDAIASSPPKSGEKVASAKPVLLMVDDELPPLIPPEKLGKMQVSAPLVAKESTKPAMSPSEPRPKGATSAPPEVSKAKMGIEPKPLPVEAPKAAAPVKTVTQEVIKASPTDSKAKSAAGKTGQDKPAAAVKPADETKLISNTGPKQVEDIKVTKPNAGVKSTPPEVTKQAPEKGAVVVNKAQSVDLKATAAEAPKQAKPIAAEAPKADSETPKLVKPTEAPKADSETPKLVKQTEAPKKAKATSTEAPRPAPEVAKQATTETSKQAKQAAPEALKQAAAEAPKQAKQVPKQAKQESSEAPKQDRKEAPEAPKQAKQAAPEAPKQAKQAAPEAPKQAKQAAPEAPKQAKQAAPEAPKQPKQAAPEAPKQAKQASPEAPKQAAPEAPIQAKQASPEAPKQAKQVPKQAKQESPEAPKQDRKEAPEAPIQAKQAAPEAPKQAKQASPEAPKQAKQVAADAPKTSEASPLAKATAPDGAGQTKQAKPVEVPKQAKPTAAEAPKPATESPKPAKPKADEAPKQAKQTTEVPSKPALVEPIVPPPTPRKLTFAEAVAKPAPVKPDAEKISTAPSNHVISSKPAETPAKMESVIKDDNGSGTESDSDDSVPELEEQDSAQTQTQQAQLAAAAEIDEEPVSKAKQSRSEKKARKAMSKLGLRQVTGVTRVTIRKSKNILFVITKPDVYKSPASDTYIVFGEAKIEDLSQQAQLAAAEKFKVQGEATAKIQDNTQTPTVQEESEEEEVDETGVEVKDIELVMSQANVSRAKAVRALKNNNNDIVNAIMELTM from the exons ATGCCTGGCGAAGCAACAGAAACGGTCCCAGTCACCGAGCAGGAGATGCAGCAGCCTCAAGCGGAGACTG CTCCGCCTCCTGCCCCAGCTTCCACCCAGCAACCTCAGGTAGCTTCTGGCCCCGCAAAGGCCAAAGGCAAAGATGCCAAGAGTGGGCAGGATTATTCTGCCCCAAAGGCTGTACCTGGCAGAAGAAAACGTTCCTCTATGtctgcctcttcctcctcacccACTTCACCTAAATCTACTCCCTCCTCTACTCCCCGGTCACCCGTGGTGTCACCTTTGGCATCACCTTTAGCATCACCTTTGGCTTCCTCGGCCAGTAGCTCCCCTGCCAATCGTTCTGCCCCAAAAGTGGTTAAGGCTGGCAAACAAGGAAAGGCTAAGAAAGGAGAGACATTTGAGCCTGCTCCTGTCCAGGTAGATCACAAAGTCCCAGACGTAAAGGAAAAGTCAGAGGAACCTAACTTGAAGAAATCTATGACTACTGAAGCTAAAGCTTTCCCAATTGAGACAAAATCTCAGCCACCCCCTGCATTTAAAGTCACCCCAAAGCCTGCTGTTGCAGCACCAATTTCATTCTCGGATGCTATTGCTTCAAGCCCCCCAAAATCTGGTGAAAAGGTTGCTTCTGCAAAACCCGTATTGCTTATGGTCGATGATGAGCTTCCTCCACTTATCCCACCTGAGAAGCTTGGTAAAATGCAAGTCTCTGCACCTCTTGTTGCCAAAGAGAGCACAAAGCCTGCTATGTCTCCTTCTGAACCTAGACCTAAAGGGGCTACTTCTGCTCCTCCAGAGGTCAGTAAAGCCAAGATGGGTATTGAACCCAAACCTTTGCCTGTCGAAGCTCCTAAGGCAGCAGCCCCAGTGAAAACTGTAACTCAGGAGGTCATTAAGGCTTCTCCTACAGATTCCAAGGCTAAATCTGCTGCTGGCAAGACTGGCCAAGacaaacctgctgctgctgtgaagcCAGCAGATGAGACCAAATTGATCTCTAACACAGGTCCTAAACAGGTTGAGGACATTAAAGTTACCAAGCCAAATGCTGGTGTAAAGTCAACCCCTCCTGAGGTTACCAAACAAGCACCCGAAAAGGGTGCTGTGGTAGTTAATAAGGCTCAGTCTGTTGACTTGaaggcaacagctgctgaggcCCCCAAACAAGCCAAACCAATAGCTGCTGAGGCACCTAAAGCAGATTCTGAGACTCCTAAACTGGTCAAACCAACCGAGGCACCCAAAGCAGATTCTGAGACTCCTAAACTGGTCAAACAAACCGAGGCACCCAAAAAGGCCAAAGCCACCTCCACTGAGGCACCTAGGCCAGCCCCGGAAGTGGCGAAGCAGGCGACCACCGAGACATCCAAACAGGCTAAGCAGGCAGCCCCCGAGGCACTCAAGCAAGCGGCTGCTGAGGCACCCAAACAAGCCAAGCAG GTGCCCAAACAGGCTAAGCAGGAGAGCTCTGAGGCACCCAAACAGGATAGAAAGGAGGCTCCCGAGGCACCCAAACAGGCTAAACAGGCGGCCCCCGAGGCACCCAAACAGGCTAAGCAGGCGGCCCCAGAGGCACCCAAACAGGCTAAGCAGGCGGCCCCAGAGGCACCCAAACAGGCTAAGCAGGCGGCTCCCGAGGCACCCAAACAGCCTAAGCAGGCGGCTCCCGAGGCACCCAAACAGGCTAAGCAGGCGTCTCCCGAGGCACCCAAACAG GCGGCCCCCGAGGCACCCATACAGGCTAAGCAGGCGTCTCCCGAGGCACCCAAACAGGCTAAGCAGGTGCCCAAACAGGCTAAGCAGGAGAGCCCTGAGGCACCAAAACAGGATAGAAAGGAGGCTCCCGAGGCACCCATACAGGCTAAGCAG GCGGCCCCCGAGGCACCCAAACAGGCTAAGCAGGCGTCTCCCGAGGCACCCAAACAGGCTAAGCAGGTGGCTGCAGACGCCCCTAAAACATCTGAGGCTTCTCCATTGGCCAAAGCAACAGCCCCTGACGGTGCAGGCCAAACCAAGCAGGCCAAACCAGTCGAGGTGCCCAAACAAGCCAAACCAACTGCTGCTGAAGCACCTAAACCAGCTACTGAGAGTCCTAAACCAGCTAAACCAAAGGCTGATGAGGCACCTAAACAAGCGAAGCAAACTACTGAAGTTCCCTCAAAACCTGCTCTAGTTGAGCCTATTGTTCCGCCCCCAACCCCACGTAAACTTACTTTTGCCGAGGCAGTTGCAAAACCTGCACCTGTCAAGCCTGACGCTGAGAAAATCAGCACTGCTCCCTCTAATCATGTCATATCATCTAAACCTGCTGAAACCCCAGCCAAGATGGAGTCTGTGATCAAGGACGACAATG GATCTGGCACAGAGTCGGACAGTGATGACTCAGTTCCTGAGCTGGAAGAACAGGACTCTGCACAGACACAGACGCAACAAGCTCAG cttgcagctgctgctgaaataGACGAAGAGCCAGTAAGCAAAGCCAAACAGAGCCGCAGTGAAAAGAAGGCACGAAAG GCCATGTCAAAGCTTGGCCTCAGGCAGGTAACAGGGGTCACCAGGGTCACCATTCGCAAATCAAAGAACATCTTGTTCGTCATCACCAAACCAGATGTCTACAAGAGCCCTGCGTCAGATACATACATCGTCTTCGGTGAAGCTAAG ATTGAAGATCTTTCTCAGCAAGCCCAGCTGGCTGCAGCAGAAAAGTTCAAGGTACAGGGAGAAGCTACAGCAAAGATCCAGGACAACACACAGACGCCCACAGTACAGGAGGAAAGCGAAGAGGAAGAG GTTGATGAGACCGGGGTCGAGGTGAAGGACATCGAACTCGTCATGTCACAAGCCAACGTGTCGCGGGCAAAGGCTGTACGCGccctgaaaaacaacaacaacgacaTTGTCAACGCTATTATG GAGTTGACGATGTAA
- the naca gene encoding nascent polypeptide-associated complex subunit alpha isoform X13, translating to MPGEATETVPVTEQEMQQPQAETAPPPAPASTQQPQVASGPAKAKGKDAKSGQDYSAPKAVPGRRKRSSMSASSSSPTSPKSTPSSTPRSPVVSPLASPLASPLASSASSSPANRSAPKVVKAGKQGKAKKGETFEPAPVQVDHKVPDVKEKSEEPNLKKSMTTEAKAFPIETKSQPPPAFKVTPKPAVAAPISFSDAIASSPPKSGEKVASAKPVLLMVDDELPPLIPPEKLGKMQVSAPLVAKESTKPAMSPSEPRPKGATSAPPEVSKAKMGIEPKPLPVEAPKAAAPVKTVTQEVIKASPTDSKAKSAAGKTGQDKPAAAVKPADETKLISNTGPKQVEDIKVTKPNAGVKSTPPEVTKQAPEKGAVVVNKAQSVDLKATAAEAPKQAKPIAAEAPKADSETPKLVKPTEAPKADSETPKLVKQTEAPKKAKATSTEAPRPAPEVAKQATTETSKQAKQAAPEALKQAAAEAPKQAKQVPKQAKQESSEAPKQDRKEAPEAPKQAKQAAPEAPKQAKQAAPEAPKQAKQAAPEAPKQAKQAAPEAPKQPKQAAPEAPKQAKQASPEAPKQAKQAAPEAPKQAKQAAPEAPIQAKQASPEAPKQAKQAASEAPKQAKQAASEAPKQAKQAASEAPKQAAPEAPKQAKQASPEAPKQAKQVAADAPKTSEASPLAKATAPDGAGQTKQAKPVEVPKQAKPTAAEAPKPATESPKPAKPKADEAPKQAKQTTEVPSKPALVEPIVPPPTPRKLTFAEAVAKPAPVKPDAEKISTAPSNHVISSKPAETPAKMESVIKDDNGSGTESDSDDSVPELEEQDSAQTQTQQAQLAAAAEIDEEPVSKAKQSRSEKKARKAMSKLGLRQVTGVTRVTIRKSKNILFVITKPDVYKSPASDTYIVFGEAKIEDLSQQAQLAAAEKFKVQGEATAKIQDNTQTPTVQEESEEEEVDETGVEVKDIELVMSQANVSRAKAVRALKNNNNDIVNAIMELTM from the exons ATGCCTGGCGAAGCAACAGAAACGGTCCCAGTCACCGAGCAGGAGATGCAGCAGCCTCAAGCGGAGACTG CTCCGCCTCCTGCCCCAGCTTCCACCCAGCAACCTCAGGTAGCTTCTGGCCCCGCAAAGGCCAAAGGCAAAGATGCCAAGAGTGGGCAGGATTATTCTGCCCCAAAGGCTGTACCTGGCAGAAGAAAACGTTCCTCTATGtctgcctcttcctcctcacccACTTCACCTAAATCTACTCCCTCCTCTACTCCCCGGTCACCCGTGGTGTCACCTTTGGCATCACCTTTAGCATCACCTTTGGCTTCCTCGGCCAGTAGCTCCCCTGCCAATCGTTCTGCCCCAAAAGTGGTTAAGGCTGGCAAACAAGGAAAGGCTAAGAAAGGAGAGACATTTGAGCCTGCTCCTGTCCAGGTAGATCACAAAGTCCCAGACGTAAAGGAAAAGTCAGAGGAACCTAACTTGAAGAAATCTATGACTACTGAAGCTAAAGCTTTCCCAATTGAGACAAAATCTCAGCCACCCCCTGCATTTAAAGTCACCCCAAAGCCTGCTGTTGCAGCACCAATTTCATTCTCGGATGCTATTGCTTCAAGCCCCCCAAAATCTGGTGAAAAGGTTGCTTCTGCAAAACCCGTATTGCTTATGGTCGATGATGAGCTTCCTCCACTTATCCCACCTGAGAAGCTTGGTAAAATGCAAGTCTCTGCACCTCTTGTTGCCAAAGAGAGCACAAAGCCTGCTATGTCTCCTTCTGAACCTAGACCTAAAGGGGCTACTTCTGCTCCTCCAGAGGTCAGTAAAGCCAAGATGGGTATTGAACCCAAACCTTTGCCTGTCGAAGCTCCTAAGGCAGCAGCCCCAGTGAAAACTGTAACTCAGGAGGTCATTAAGGCTTCTCCTACAGATTCCAAGGCTAAATCTGCTGCTGGCAAGACTGGCCAAGacaaacctgctgctgctgtgaagcCAGCAGATGAGACCAAATTGATCTCTAACACAGGTCCTAAACAGGTTGAGGACATTAAAGTTACCAAGCCAAATGCTGGTGTAAAGTCAACCCCTCCTGAGGTTACCAAACAAGCACCCGAAAAGGGTGCTGTGGTAGTTAATAAGGCTCAGTCTGTTGACTTGaaggcaacagctgctgaggcCCCCAAACAAGCCAAACCAATAGCTGCTGAGGCACCTAAAGCAGATTCTGAGACTCCTAAACTGGTCAAACCAACCGAGGCACCCAAAGCAGATTCTGAGACTCCTAAACTGGTCAAACAAACCGAGGCACCCAAAAAGGCCAAAGCCACCTCCACTGAGGCACCTAGGCCAGCCCCGGAAGTGGCGAAGCAGGCGACCACCGAGACATCCAAACAGGCTAAGCAGGCAGCCCCCGAGGCACTCAAGCAAGCGGCTGCTGAGGCACCCAAACAAGCCAAGCAG GTGCCCAAACAGGCTAAGCAGGAGAGCTCTGAGGCACCCAAACAGGATAGAAAGGAGGCTCCCGAGGCACCCAAACAGGCTAAACAGGCGGCCCCCGAGGCACCCAAACAGGCTAAGCAGGCGGCCCCAGAGGCACCCAAACAGGCTAAGCAGGCGGCCCCAGAGGCACCCAAACAGGCTAAGCAGGCGGCTCCCGAGGCACCCAAACAGCCTAAGCAGGCGGCTCCCGAGGCACCCAAACAGGCTAAGCAGGCGTCTCCCGAGGCACCCAAACAG GCTAAGCAGGCGGCCCCCGAGGCACCCAAACAGGCTAAGCAGGCGGCCCCCGAGGCACCCATACAGGCTAAGCAGGCGTCTCCCGAGGCACCCAAACAGGCTAAGCAG GCGGCGTCCGAGGCACCCAAACAGGCTAAGCAGGCGGCGTCCGAGGCACCCAAACAGGCTAAGCAG GCGGCGTCTGAGGCACCCAAACAGGCGGCCCCCGAGGCACCCAAACAGGCTAAGCAGGCGTCTCCCGAGGCACCCAAACAGGCTAAGCAGGTGGCTGCAGACGCCCCTAAAACATCTGAGGCTTCTCCATTGGCCAAAGCAACAGCCCCTGACGGTGCAGGCCAAACCAAGCAGGCCAAACCAGTCGAGGTGCCCAAACAAGCCAAACCAACTGCTGCTGAAGCACCTAAACCAGCTACTGAGAGTCCTAAACCAGCTAAACCAAAGGCTGATGAGGCACCTAAACAAGCGAAGCAAACTACTGAAGTTCCCTCAAAACCTGCTCTAGTTGAGCCTATTGTTCCGCCCCCAACCCCACGTAAACTTACTTTTGCCGAGGCAGTTGCAAAACCTGCACCTGTCAAGCCTGACGCTGAGAAAATCAGCACTGCTCCCTCTAATCATGTCATATCATCTAAACCTGCTGAAACCCCAGCCAAGATGGAGTCTGTGATCAAGGACGACAATG GATCTGGCACAGAGTCGGACAGTGATGACTCAGTTCCTGAGCTGGAAGAACAGGACTCTGCACAGACACAGACGCAACAAGCTCAG cttgcagctgctgctgaaataGACGAAGAGCCAGTAAGCAAAGCCAAACAGAGCCGCAGTGAAAAGAAGGCACGAAAG GCCATGTCAAAGCTTGGCCTCAGGCAGGTAACAGGGGTCACCAGGGTCACCATTCGCAAATCAAAGAACATCTTGTTCGTCATCACCAAACCAGATGTCTACAAGAGCCCTGCGTCAGATACATACATCGTCTTCGGTGAAGCTAAG ATTGAAGATCTTTCTCAGCAAGCCCAGCTGGCTGCAGCAGAAAAGTTCAAGGTACAGGGAGAAGCTACAGCAAAGATCCAGGACAACACACAGACGCCCACAGTACAGGAGGAAAGCGAAGAGGAAGAG GTTGATGAGACCGGGGTCGAGGTGAAGGACATCGAACTCGTCATGTCACAAGCCAACGTGTCGCGGGCAAAGGCTGTACGCGccctgaaaaacaacaacaacgacaTTGTCAACGCTATTATG GAGTTGACGATGTAA